The following are from one region of the Carassius auratus strain Wakin chromosome 43, ASM336829v1, whole genome shotgun sequence genome:
- the LOC113061367 gene encoding TM2 domain-containing protein 3-like — protein sequence MTANRLKRVFERGRNIMSSYVMLFLLLLDIYSSCAIAYLSSPHVGQETPYTAQQSPVMTSPVALTSSSAAPAVTDDDLSVCPSGGQCSRLPADCIICSFHHNCSYGRPANFTCRAKAGVHCVSDQGRPQQNFSLTLDCRFCWQLDPSQYSCTNTDNCMTVSCPRRRYNASCKALDHVHCLGKREFQKRLFCNWTGGYKWSTALALSVTLGGFGADRFYLGQWREGLGKLFSFGGLGIWTLIDVLLIAVGYVGPADGSLYI from the exons ATGACGGCAAACAGACTGAAACGGGTTTTTGAACGCGGACGGAACATCATGAGCTCGTATGTGATGCTGTTTCTGCTGCTGCTCGACATTTACTCCTCATGTGCGATCG cgtaTCTGAGCTCTCCTCACGTGGGTCAGGAGACGCCGTACACGGCCCAGCAGAGCCCGGTGATGACCAGTCCGGTGGCTCTGACCTCGTCCTCTG ctgctCCAGCGGTCACCGATGATGACCTGTCCGTGTGTCCCAGCGGCGGTCAGTGCTCCAGACTCCCGGCCGACTGCATCATCTGCTCGTTTCATCACAACTGTAGCTACGGCCGGCCGGCTAACTTCACCTGCAGAGCCAAAGCAGGCGTCCACTGTGTG agcgaTCAGGGTCGGCCGCAGCAGAACTTCTCGCTCACGCTGGACTGTCGCTTCTGTTGGCAGCTGGATCCGTCTCAGTACAGCTGCACCAACACCGACAACTGCATGACGGTGTCGTGTCCACGCAGACGCTATAACGCCAGCTGTAAAGCTCTGGATCACGTGCACTGCCTGG GGAAGCGAGAGTTTCAGAAGCGTCTGTTCTGTAACTGGACGGGAGGATATAAGTGGTCCACGGCTCTGGCCCTCAG CGTGACTCTGGGGGGCTTCGGAGCGGACCGCTTCTATCTGGGCCAGTGGAGGGAAGGTCTGGGGAAGCTCTTCAGTTTCGGCGGTCTGGGGATCTGGACGCTGATCGACGTGCTGCTGATCGCGGTGGGATACGTGGGGCCAGCCGACGGCTCGCTGTACATCTGA